ACAAATACAGGCCAAATATTATCCATAACTTTTTTGTTTTTTATTAGGTCTCCTGTTACTGCACTTAGAGTTATTGTTGGTTTATTAAATATTCCTCCATTTAAAAAAGGTTTGTAAGGGTTATATCCTATTATTTCAACTCTTGCACTTTTGTCATTCCAATTAATTAGTTGCACTTGTTTTAAATCTAATTGAGGATTAATCTCTTTAGCTTTAGTTAATAAAACATTTAAAGGTAACATAACAGCTTTTTCATTTATCTTTTCTATAGGTTTACTTTGAGGGAAAAGAACAGTTCCTACAACTCCATCAATTGCTTTTGCTTCGCCTTTTGTAAGTATTTGAGACATTGGACCTGCACTTATTAATCCTACATTCATAACAGCACCACTAATAGTAATTAATAAAAAAGGTAAAAATGCCCAAGTAAAAATTTTTACATGGATTTTGGAAAATACTGCTTGTTGATTTTTACTTTTATTTTTAAATTTCATAATAGTTATTAGTATAAGACCTGTAATAATTAAAGATAAAGTTCCAACAGCAACGAACCCAAATATTAGTCGTCCTATGATTTTTAATGGTTGACCATAATGTAATTCATTTAAAAAGTCTGCTAAGTGAGATTGGGTTTTATCTTCATTAGCTATTTTTTCTTGGGTTTTTGGATTAAAAGCAACAGCCTTTGTAAATCTATGAGAAATACTTAAAGCAGGATCTCCCATATTTCCAGGAAGTGTAACTAAAATATTGTTTTTAGGAAAGTTTGGATCTTCTAAAACTTGATTAATCATTGGATTATAATCTATTTTAGTAATATCAACTTTTTCAATATATCTTGATGGTTTTTCCCATGTTTTTATATAGGGTAATAAAATTGCAAAAACACCAAAAAATATAGCAAGATACATAATTATAGAAAAACTAATTCCTGCTGCAATATGAAGTCTAAATAATCTTTGTTTAAATAATTTTGATTTTTCCATTTATTTAAACCTTTAATACCAAATAATTAATAATATTGAAAATACTATTGTTGGAATTACAACTTTTAGTAAAGCACTAAGTTTTGTATAAGATAAAGCTATCCAAGTAGAACAGGCAGCCCAAGCAAAAGTATTAAACATTATTGAAATAATAGCTGATTCTTTTATTTCAATAGGAATAAGTATGGCTATAACAGTCATTCCTAAATAAGCAACTAATAAACCTCCAAATATTGAGCAAATAGTTCTGAATAAGCCTATTTTTCTAGCTTTTTCTTCAGGAGTTATTAGGAAGTTATAAATTTGATTAAACATTAAAATCCTTTTATAAAATGTGATTTTTCAAAGAAAGAGATTCTTTCTTTGAAAATTATTAAAATCTATAGCTAAGGGTTGCCATAACTGTTCTAGGATTTCCTACGTAAACTCTTGTTCCTCTTGCATTACTAGACATAGCTCCATCAACATACTCTTCATCAGTAAGGTTTTGAATACTTAAATTAGCTCTCCAGTTTCCTTTTTTATATCCAAAAGTTGCATTATAAATAATCTCAGAATCAAATTTTATTGTATTTGCATCATCTGCATATCTACTTCCTAAATATCTAGCTCCACCACCAATATAAAAGTTTGGTAAACTAAATGAAGACAGGTAATATGTTGTAAATATATTTGCTGTATGTTTTGGTATATTTCTTAAATCTAAATCATTATTATCTTTGTTTTTTGTACTTGTATATCCATAAGAAGCTACAATAGACCAATTATCTGTAATTTGTCCAGAAAGATCAACTTCAAAACCTTTGCTCTCTTGTTCTCCACTAGCAATAGAAGCTTGACCTAAAGGATCATTAGGATCAGATAAAGCAATATTTACTTTTTCAATATTAAATAAGGCAGCAGTTAAACTAAAGTTGTCATCAAATAGTTTTTGTTTGATTCCAAGTTCATAACCTTTACCTTCTTCAGGGTCAAGAATATTGTCATCAATATCAGTAGCACTGTTAGGAGAGAAAGACTCAGAATAATTAGTATAAATTGAAGTTTGAGGTGTAATTTTATAAAGTAAACCAAAAGAAGGAGTTAAAGCATCACTTTTTTTACCATTTTGAGGTTTAGATTCACTATATCTTAATCCTGCATTTAAAATAAGATTTTCAGTTAAGTAGATATTATCTTGTAAAAATGCTCCCCATGATTTTACATATTGCTTTTCTCCTGACATATTCATTGCAGATGAATGATCAGATATACTTGTAAGTGTCTCATAATTTGGATTTGATAAGTTTATTGTATATGGATTGCTAGGATCATAATACATATCTAGTTTTGAATAAGCTTTATTATAATCAGTACCCAAACTAAGTTTGTTTTTTTTACCAAAAAGTTCAAACTCTTTATTTAAAGTATATTGTAAAGCATGTTCTGAAAACTCTTGTCTTTGGTAAGCATAAGCTCTTGTTACTATATTTGTATCAGAGTTATAAGACTGTGGCATATGTACATTACCATTGTCTCCTATATAGTCAATATATCTATATCTTAAATTTGAACTCCAAGAACTAAAAGTACTATCAAAATCAAACCCTATAATCTTTTGAGTCTTATTAAACTCTTCATCTGGATGTGAAATTGTGTTTTTTAATGGAATATTTAAGTTTCCATATTTATCTGTGTATGTTCCAAAAGCAGAAGGTGTTG
This genomic interval from Halarcobacter mediterraneus contains the following:
- a CDS encoding TonB-dependent siderophore receptor — encoded protein: MKKFFSKHISFTLSTLLIASSALLASEVEKKDVKELDSITIIGNESSNYLSKEKPSINRTNIDIEDTAKAIQVFNEDFIQDAQFQNIEDIIKMSSNTTYQGDSHGRTTQIGMRGFSSVPILFDGMKVTNKIAHPEVYNLEAVEVLKGANSLQYGESSPGGLVNLVRKKPQKDFHSEIALEVTENHAYTPKLDIGGSLNEDKSLYFRLVSTLKHDEGWTNSNTNTDKVFIAPSISYDINDNNTFTILAEYTDETTPSAFGTYTDKYGNLNIPLKNTISHPDEEFNKTQKIIGFDFDSTFSSWSSNLRYRYIDYIGDNGNVHMPQSYNSDTNIVTRAYAYQRQEFSEHALQYTLNKEFELFGKKNKLSLGTDYNKAYSKLDMYYDPSNPYTINLSNPNYETLTSISDHSSAMNMSGEKQYVKSWGAFLQDNIYLTENLILNAGLRYSESKPQNGKKSDALTPSFGLLYKITPQTSIYTNYSESFSPNSATDIDDNILDPEEGKGYELGIKQKLFDDNFSLTAALFNIEKVNIALSDPNDPLGQASIASGEQESKGFEVDLSGQITDNWSIVASYGYTSTKNKDNNDLDLRNIPKHTANIFTTYYLSSFSLPNFYIGGGARYLGSRYADDANTIKFDSEIIYNATFGYKKGNWRANLSIQNLTDEEYVDGAMSSNARGTRVYVGNPRTVMATLSYRF
- a CDS encoding PepSY-associated TM helix domain-containing protein; its protein translation is MEKSKLFKQRLFRLHIAAGISFSIIMYLAIFFGVFAILLPYIKTWEKPSRYIEKVDITKIDYNPMINQVLEDPNFPKNNILVTLPGNMGDPALSISHRFTKAVAFNPKTQEKIANEDKTQSHLADFLNELHYGQPLKIIGRLIFGFVAVGTLSLIITGLILITIMKFKNKSKNQQAVFSKIHVKIFTWAFLPFLLITISGAVMNVGLISAGPMSQILTKGEAKAIDGVVGTVLFPQSKPIEKINEKAVMLPLNVLLTKAKEINPQLDLKQVQLINWNDKSARVEIIGYNPYKPFLNGGIFNKPTITLSAVTGDLIKNKKVMDNIWPVFVAEGLFFLHFLFGIDIVSRIIVALLMTLCAIAIGFGVMLWLEKKAKKYENKITFYHWVGKLSLASMIGVLPATAVLFLLQWSLPFNLEDRVLWQQGIFYNVWLFTLFWSFYRINSYQASKEFFFSAGVIFILSVFINTLNSNFTPFELIQQGMINIFNVNLCLFLFGVLLIYIGKKLPKERKEAKVFWPKNKKELK